Proteins from one Paraburkholderia sp. BL10I2N1 genomic window:
- a CDS encoding EAL domain-containing protein, producing MQVNDDHKDASAPQSAAAIPFSDLERRVSLGLAAGEFHLAFQGIYQISTGGLSRIEVLIRWMHPDYGLLLPEAFLVVLKNPQVALQLTWFVIDSACCQLGRALRAGQTVCPVAINVPPSVAAYEHFAEEFERIARSHGVSMDLLEIELAETEDTAKILATKSLTKPLRQSGIRLAIDDFGTGYSSLALLSAFDVDTVKLARELLGAAPGCQRAETVVSGILSLLEGLDVFIVVEGVETAAQAQWLARWPNVLVQGYYFSRPMRDLSCVPGHVDSVV from the coding sequence ATGCAAGTGAATGACGACCACAAGGATGCGTCGGCACCCCAAAGTGCCGCAGCCATTCCGTTTTCCGATTTAGAACGGCGGGTCTCCTTGGGGCTCGCCGCGGGCGAGTTTCATCTGGCGTTTCAGGGTATCTACCAAATCAGCACCGGAGGCCTGTCGCGCATCGAAGTGCTGATTCGCTGGATGCATCCCGACTACGGCCTGTTGTTGCCGGAGGCGTTCCTCGTCGTGCTGAAAAACCCGCAGGTCGCGCTGCAACTGACCTGGTTCGTGATCGACAGCGCGTGCTGCCAGCTGGGCCGCGCGCTGCGCGCGGGGCAGACCGTGTGCCCGGTCGCCATCAACGTGCCCCCTTCAGTAGCCGCTTACGAGCACTTTGCCGAGGAATTCGAGCGTATCGCACGCTCACACGGCGTGTCGATGGACCTGCTCGAAATCGAACTCGCAGAAACAGAAGACACCGCAAAAATCCTGGCGACGAAATCACTGACGAAACCGCTGCGCCAGTCCGGTATCCGTCTCGCGATCGACGACTTCGGCACCGGCTATTCGTCGCTCGCGCTCCTGAGCGCCTTCGATGTCGACACGGTCAAGCTCGCGCGCGAGCTGCTGGGGGCAGCGCCTGGGTGCCAGCGTGCGGAGACCGTCGTGTCGGGCATCCTTTCGCTACTCGAAGGGCTCGACGTGTTCATCGTGGTCGAAGGCGTCGAGACCGCGGCGCAGGCGCAGTGGCTCGCACGGTGGCCGAACGTGCTCGTGCAGGGTTACTACTTCTCGCGTCCGATGCGCGACCTGTCGTGCGTTCCCGGGCACGTGGACAGCGTGGTGTGA